From the Garra rufa chromosome 17, GarRuf1.0, whole genome shotgun sequence genome, one window contains:
- the LOC141289893 gene encoding progranulin-like, translating into MVPVLMLLMAALVAADEPVMDLSGPAEPDSASVSVVHCDSTTVCPDGTTCCLSPHGTWGCCPYSLGQCCRDGLHCCPYGYHCDSTSTHCLRGWLKLPSSSQMATKAVQKPQAFKWQGETEMVHCNGNVYCPAEQFCCKTAAGQWGCCNEMVL; encoded by the exons ATGGTTCCAGTGTTGATGTTACTCATGGCAGCTCTTGTAGCCGCAGATGAGCCAGTGATGGATCTCTCAGGCCCAGCAGAGCCTGACAGTGCTTCTGTTTCTGTGGTTCACTGTGATTCTACCACCGTCTGTCCCGATGGAACAACATGCTGTCTGAGTCCTCATGGGACCTGGGGCTGCTGTCCATACTCATTA GGACAATGCTGTAGAGATGGACTTCATTGCTGTCCCTATGGTTATCACTGCGATTCAACATCAACCCATTGTTTGAGGGGGTGGTTGAAACTGCCATCTTCTTCCCAGATGGCCACCAAAGCTGTCCAGAAACCTCAG GCTTTCAAATGGCAGGGCGAGACTGAGATGGTTCACTGTAATGGAAATGTCTACTGTCCAGCGGAGCAGTTCTGCTGCAAGACAGCGGCTGGCCAATGGGGGTGCTGCAACG AGATGGTGTTGTAA
- the LOC141289158 gene encoding rho-related GTP-binding protein RhoA-C, with the protein MAAIRKKLVIVGDGACGKTCLLIVFSKDQFPEVYVPTVFENYVADIEVDGKQVELALWDTAGQEDYDRLRPLSYPDTDVILMCFSIDSPDSLENIPEKWTPEVKHFCPNVPIILVGNKKDLRNDDHTRRELAKMKQEPVKPEEGRDMANRINAFGYLECSAKTKDGVREVFEMATRAALQAKKRGKKTGCLLL; encoded by the exons ATGGCTGCCATTCGTAAGAAACTTGTCATAGTGGGTGATGGAGCCTGTGGAAAGACCTGTTTGCTTATTGTTTTCAGTAAAGATCAGTTTCCTGAAGTCTACGTGCCTACAGTTTTTGAAAACTATGTTGCAGACATTGAGGTCGATGGAAAACAG GTAGAGCTTGCCTTATGGGATACGGCTGGACAGGAGGACTATGATCGGTTAAGACCTCTCTCCTATCCTGACACAGATGTCATTCTTATGTGCTTTTCCATTGACAGTCCTGATAGCTTGG AGAATATTCCAGAAAAGTGGACGCCAGAGGTGAAGCATTTCTGTCCGAATGTTCCCATCATCCTCGTTGGCAACAAAAAGGATCTCCGAAATGATGACCACACGCGAAGGGAACTTGCCAAAATGAAACAG GAGCCCGTGAAGCCAGAGGAGGGGCGAGACATGGCCAACCGAATCAACGCCTTTGGTTATTTAGAGTGCTCAGCCAAGACGAAAGACGGCGTGAGGGAGGTGTTTGAGATGGCCACCAGGGCTGCGCTGCAAGCGAAGAAACGTGGCAAAAAGACTGGCTGCCTGCTGTTATAG